DNA from Candidatus Limnocylindrales bacterium:
CCGCCGTCGTTCCGCCTGCCGCTGTCGGCCATCGAGGTCATGACCGAGAACCAGTTCCGCTACCTTCACGACTGGCAGAAAAAATGCCACGCCGCCGGCCTCGTCGGCAGCGACTATCCGAAGGAATACGGCGGACACGGGCACAAGGGATTCCAGCAGATCGCGACGCAGGAGATGGGGCGCGCCGGCGTACCGTACATGCTCAACGTGATCGGCCTCGGCATGGCGGCGCCGACGATCCTCGTGCACGGCACCGAAGAGCAGAAGCGCCGCTATCTTCCGCCGCTGCTGTCGTCGGACGAAATCTGGTGCCAGGGATTCTCCGAGCCGGGCGCGGGCAGCGATCTCGCCAACGTGCAGACTTCGGCGGTGCGCGACGGCGACAACTGGATCATCAACGGTCACAAGGTCTGGACGAGCCTCGCGCATTTCGCGAGCTTCATGATCCTGCTCGCGCGCACGAGCTCGGACGACAAGTACAAGGGTCTTACGTACTACATCGCCCCGATCGCCGGCGCGCGCGGCGTGACGGTACGCCCGCTCATCAAGATCACCGGCGAGACCGGCTTCAACGAAGTGCTGTTCGAGGACGTGGCCGTGCCCGACACGCTGCGCCTGGACGAAGTCGGCAAAGGCTGGACCGTGGCGATGACGACGCTCACGTACGAGCGCGGCGCGGCCGAAGGCGCAGGCTCGGGCGGCGGCATGTCGCTCGACGAGCGCGTGCGCCATCTGGTCGAGCTTGCGCGCGGCGTGCGGCGACCCGGCGGAAAAACCGCATGGGACGATCCGGTGGTGCGCGACAAGGTCATGCAGCTTGCGGTCCGCGCGGAGGGCCTCCGGCAGACTTCGCGCCGCGCACGCGTCGAAGGTCTGTGCAGCGATCCGCTGCGGCTGCCGCTGCAGCAGAAGGTTCTCACGAGCGAGCTCATCCAGGACATCGCGGCAACCGCGCTCGAGATCGAAGGCGCGTGGTCGAGCCTCTACCTCGGCGACCGGCGCGCGCCCGACGGCGGCCAGTGGCCGCTCGCGTATCTGAACTCGTACGGCTTCACGATCGCGGCCGGCAGCAACGAGATCCAGCGCAACATCCTTGGCGAGCGCGTGCTCGGCATGGCGAAGTCGAAGTAGGCAGCGGCGATGGCACAGCCAAAGAATTTCGGATTCGGCAGCGACGAGCAGATGGTTCGCGATCAGGCGAGCCGCTTCCTCAAGGACCGCGTGCCGGTGGACAAGCTTCGCACGCTCGTGGCACGCGACGAGAAGGCCGCTTACGAATCGGACGTGCAGCCGGCCGCGTGGGACGAAAAGCTCTGGCGCGACGCCGTCGAGCTCGGCTGGACCGGCCTCGGCATTGCCGAAGAACAAGGCGGCGTCGGCCTGCCGCTGGTCGCGCTCGCGGCGGTATGCGAAGAAGCCGGCCGCGCGGCGCTGCCGTCGCCGCTCGTCACGACGCTGTGCGCGACCGAAGTCCTCAAGGCGTGCAACAGCGAAGCTGCTCGGGCTGCGCTCACGACCATCGCCGGAGGAAGCGCCGCCGCGCTTGCGACGCTCGGCGAAGCCGTGTCGTGGGAGACGGCCGACTCCGACGTCGTCGCCAATGCTTCGGGTAGCGGATTCGCGCTGAGCGGCACGGCACGCTTCGTCCAGGATGCGCGAAAGAGCGGCTTCTTCCTCGTCGCTGCACGTGCGGACGGCGGGACATTGCTCGCGCGCGTTGCCGCCGATGCGCCGGGCCTTGTGATCGAGCCCGACCGGATCACCGATCTCACGCGCGACCAGGCGAGCCTCGCGCTCAAGAACGTCGACGTGAAGGCCGCCGACGTTCTGGCTGCGCCCGGTTCGGCCGATCACGCGATTGCCGCCGCGCTACCGTCGATCCTGACTCTCGTGGCTGCCGACATCTGCGGCGCCGGCGAATGGCAGCTGCAGACGACTGCTGAGTACGCGCGCACGCGCAAGCAGTTCGACCATGCGATCGGATTCTTCCAGGCCGTCAAGCATCCGATCGTCAACATGATGATCGACATCGATCGCGCGAAGTCGCTCGTCTATGCGGCAGCGTGCGCCGTCGATCACGATCCGGCCCAGGCGCTGCGCGTCGCGCGCATGGCAAAGGCGGCCGCCTCCGACGCTGCGCAGTTCGTCTCGGGCCGTTCGATTCAGCTGCACGGCGGGATCGGGTTCACGTGGGAATGCGACGTGCATCTGTGGGTGAAGCGCCAGCAGCACAGTCAGTTCCTGTGGGGCGACGGGCCGTGGCATCGCGCGAAGCTCGCCGAAGAGTTTCCCGCCTGACGGCCGGCGCGGTGTAGCGTGACGCTGCAGGTCTGGACTCTCGGGCTCAGCCTTCCGAAGCTCGCGGCCCGCCACGCGGCGGCCGCCGAGCGCGCCGGATTCGACGGCTTTGCAGTCGTCGATTCGCAGAACCTCGCGGGGGATTGCTACGTGGCGCTCGCGCTCGCCGCGCACGCGACGACGCGCATCCGACTGGCCACCGGCGTGACCAATCCGCTTACGCGGCATCCCGCGGTGACGGCGTCGGCCATCGCTGCGGTGCACGCCGAGTCCGGCGGGCGCGCCGTGCTCGGCATCGGCCGCGGCGATTCGGCTCTTGCGCATCTTGGTCTCGCGCCGGCGCCGGTGGCGGTCTTCGAGCGCTATCTGTCGCACCTGCAGTCGTATCTGCGCGGCCAAGGAATCCCTCTCGAAGAAGCGGCCTCGCATCTTCTGAATCATGCTTCGCATGCCGGCAACAATCGCCCCATCGATACCCTGCGTCTTGCCGGAGCGCCGCCGGACAGCCGTCTTCACTGGCTGCGTCCGGGCGATGGCAAGGTCTCGCTCGACGTCGCCGCGACCGGCCCGAAAGTGATTGCGGCGGCCGCCCGCCACGCCGACTCGATCACGTTTGCGGTGGGCGCCGACATCGAGCGGCTGAAGTGGGCGATCGATACGGCACGCGCCGCGCGCACGGCGGCCGGTCTCGATCCCGACACGCTCGCGCTCGGCGCGTACCTCAACGTCGTCGCGCATCCCGACGCCAGCGCCGCGCTTCGGCTCGCCGAAGGCGGCGTCGCATCGTTCGCGCGCTTCTCGGTCATGCACGGCAAGGTCCAGGGACCGGCGGGCGACGGCGAACGCGACGTGCTGACGCGCGTTCATCAGGCGTACGACATGCGCCATCACACGATGTCGGGCGCACCGCAGACAAGGCAGCTCACCCGCGAGTTCGCCGAGCGTTTCGCGATTCTCGGCCCGACGGGCGAATGCGTCCGGCGCCTGCGCGAGATCGCCGCGCTCGGGCTGTCGAAGCTGATGATCATCGGACCGTCGGCGGGCGCAGATGCGGGCGAAGCGACGGCTGCAATGGCGAGATTCGCGACGGACGTGCTCCCGGCGCTTCGCTAGAGGTGCGAAGATCGCCGCCGGATCACCGGCGACTTCGGTTACCGGCAGGATCAATGCCGCAACGCAGCTTGCGCGCCCGAGCCCATCCCTGCCAAGATTCGACCGATCTGCCGGCGCAGTGCGCCGGACATTCGACCATCGACGGGTAGCGTTGATTTTCGCGCGCCAGCGCGCTCCGCGCGTGCGCCGCCGCGCAGACATCCAAGAGGAGGAGATATGGATTTTCGAAGGAATCTGGTCGCAGCTGTCGTGGTTGCCGGCATGCTCTCGGCGGCAACCGCATTTGCGGCCAAGGGAGACTGTGCGCAGCCGGCCAGCAACGGGTCGGGACCGGCGGCTAGCGATTGCCTCTACATCCTCAAAGTCGCCGTCGGTTCGCTGACGTGCACGCCGGCGTGCATCTGCGCGCCCAAGGGCACGCTTCCGACCTCGACGAGCGACGCGCTGCTGTGCCTCCGCAAGTCGGTCGGCCAGCCGGCGCAGCTCAAGTGCCCGTGCTCGACGGTGCCGATCGGCGACGATTTCAATGACAACAGCAAGGATCTCACGAAGTGGGGCGGAGACGGGATCATCGGCAACGGCGTCCTCACCGAAACCGGTCACGCGCTGCAATTCACCGTCGCTACGGGAAGCACCGAGGACTTCGTTACGCGCCCGTGGATCGCGAGCTTCATGCCGTACAACGCGAACTGGGAGGTGCAGATCGACCTGAAGAACCTGACCGTGCCCAGCGCCGACGACCAGGTGAACAGCTTCGGGATTTCGGTCTTCGAGGAGAACGACGATTCCGATGAGGTCTACGGCGAGCTCTATGCATCGCGTTACGGCGGCCCGCCCGCCCGCAACGGCTTCTACGGCGCGCTGTACCACGACAACGAGTTCATCAATGAAGTCGATACGACCGGCATCGACGGCCTGACGACCGGAGCGGTACGAATCACGTTCGATGCAGCGACCAAGGTGATCAAGCTGTTCTACAGCGATCTCGATCCGAGTGTCGGATACGACTGGACGCTGTACGGCTCGTTCGGCGTCGACGGATCGGACGGAGTCGACGACAACGCCGACTGGGGCATGACCAACTCGAACCGTTTCTCGCTCAGCGTCTACGGGTACTCCGAGCAGATGACGATCGCCGCCGGCAAGATGACCGGCGACAACTTCAAGGTGACCGGCGGCGTCGCGCCATAACCGGCGTCAGGGTGAGGAGGCTGCGCCAGACTTCGCGGCGCGCGCGCGTCGAGGGGGCTTTGCAGCGAGCGGCTGCGGCTGTGCAAAGCTTGCCGAAGAGATCCCCGTCTGATGCGGGGACTTCGCCCAGAGGAAGTACGCCCGGGGACGCTCGTCTCTGACGAGCGCCCCCGGGAGTTGCGATCCGCGGCTTAGTGGTAGCGGGCCCTGAACTTGCGCGGCGTATTCTTCAGCGTGTCTCCGGTCGTGAACTCGGTCATCCAGCACGCGTCGTTGCTGTTGACGAACTGAACGATCAGCGACGGCTCGATATTGAAGCGCTTGCTCTGGTCGACGGGAGTAGGAAACGGCACGTCGGCGCCGCCGACCTTCAGCCTGAGTCTCGAGTTCAGTGGCATCGGCGAGATCTTCCCGCGGATGTACTTGATACTGTCGTTGTTTCCCTGGCGGTCGGAGTACTTGATGCGACCGCTACCGATCGGCCTCCAGTACGGAGCACCAGCCGGCACCGACACGGAAGTTGCGAGAACCGGTCCGTCAACCGTACCGTCGAAGATGCATAGCGCATAGGCCGTCGTCGCCGTGTCTCCGAAGGCATCCCCAGGCAGCGGCTCTCCTTTCTTCCAGCTCCAGCGAATCGAGTCTTTCGGCACGAAACTGCTGTCGGCGATCACCAGGCGCCCGCCAGCGGCCTGGTAACAGGAGTCTGCGTCACGCACGTCGGGGTCGGACTGACAGCCCGTCTGCGAGTCGCAGGAGTCGATCGTGCAGAGATTTTCGTCGTCGCAGTCGGTGGGCCCGCCGGGCCGGCACTGGAGACCGACGCAGCTGTCTCCCGTCGTGCACGCATCGCCGTCGTTGCACGGCGACCCATTGGGCGCCGCTGCGTCTGCGGGACAACTGCTGTCCGAGCCCGAGCAGCGTTCGGCTGCATCGCACGTGGAGAGCGACGCCCGACAGATCGTCGAGGTCGGCTGATACGCGTCCACCGGACAGCTGGCGCTCGAGCCGCTGCAGTTCTCCGGGACGTCGCATATTCCGCCGGAATTCCGGCAGGGAACGGTCGATGGCTGGAAAGCATCCGCGGGACATTCGGCGAGCTCACCGTCGCAGCTCTCGGCTGTGTCGCATGCACCGGCGGCCGGACGGCACTCGACTTCCGCCGCTACGATTTCATCGGTGGGGCAATCGACGCTCTCGCCGTCGCAGGTCTCCGCTACGTCGCAGCTTCCCGCTTCGACGCGGCAGACCGTGCCCTCTTCCTTGTTGCCGTCGGGCGGGCAGGCCGGATCCAGACCGGTGCAGGTTTCCGTCTGGTCGCAGCTTCCCACGGCCTCGCGACAGACGGTGTCTGCCGGAGCCAGCAGGTCTTCCGGACACGAGGCAGAGGTGCCGGTGCAGGTCTCGCTCGCGTCACACACGCTGTCCGAAGGCCGGCACTCAAACGTATCGCTCTCGAAGACGTCCTCGGGGCAGGTTGCCGATGCGCCCGTGCAGTTCTCGGCGACGTCGCAGATACCGCCCGACGCGCGGCACTCGACGTCTACGGAGACAAAGTCGTCTGAAGGACATTCCGCCGTCGAACCGGTGCAGTCCTCGGCCACGTCGCAGATGCCGCCCGACGCACGGCACTCGGTTCCGCCCGTGACGAAGTCGTCTCCGGGACACCCCGCCGTCGATCCGGTGCAGCTCTCGGCCACGTCGCAGATGCCGGCCGACTCGCGACAC
Protein-coding regions in this window:
- a CDS encoding acyl-CoA dehydrogenase family protein, which codes for MADRVDTAEQSEFREYCRRWLDENRPKPPSFRLPLSAIEVMTENQFRYLHDWQKKCHAAGLVGSDYPKEYGGHGHKGFQQIATQEMGRAGVPYMLNVIGLGMAAPTILVHGTEEQKRRYLPPLLSSDEIWCQGFSEPGAGSDLANVQTSAVRDGDNWIINGHKVWTSLAHFASFMILLARTSSDDKYKGLTYYIAPIAGARGVTVRPLIKITGETGFNEVLFEDVAVPDTLRLDEVGKGWTVAMTTLTYERGAAEGAGSGGGMSLDERVRHLVELARGVRRPGGKTAWDDPVVRDKVMQLAVRAEGLRQTSRRARVEGLCSDPLRLPLQQKVLTSELIQDIAATALEIEGAWSSLYLGDRRAPDGGQWPLAYLNSYGFTIAAGSNEIQRNILGERVLGMAKSK
- a CDS encoding acyl-CoA dehydrogenase family protein — encoded protein: MAQPKNFGFGSDEQMVRDQASRFLKDRVPVDKLRTLVARDEKAAYESDVQPAAWDEKLWRDAVELGWTGLGIAEEQGGVGLPLVALAAVCEEAGRAALPSPLVTTLCATEVLKACNSEAARAALTTIAGGSAAALATLGEAVSWETADSDVVANASGSGFALSGTARFVQDARKSGFFLVAARADGGTLLARVAADAPGLVIEPDRITDLTRDQASLALKNVDVKAADVLAAPGSADHAIAAALPSILTLVAADICGAGEWQLQTTAEYARTRKQFDHAIGFFQAVKHPIVNMMIDIDRAKSLVYAAACAVDHDPAQALRVARMAKAAASDAAQFVSGRSIQLHGGIGFTWECDVHLWVKRQQHSQFLWGDGPWHRAKLAEEFPA
- a CDS encoding LLM class flavin-dependent oxidoreductase; the encoded protein is MTLQVWTLGLSLPKLAARHAAAAERAGFDGFAVVDSQNLAGDCYVALALAAHATTRIRLATGVTNPLTRHPAVTASAIAAVHAESGGRAVLGIGRGDSALAHLGLAPAPVAVFERYLSHLQSYLRGQGIPLEEAASHLLNHASHAGNNRPIDTLRLAGAPPDSRLHWLRPGDGKVSLDVAATGPKVIAAAARHADSITFAVGADIERLKWAIDTARAARTAAGLDPDTLALGAYLNVVAHPDASAALRLAEGGVASFARFSVMHGKVQGPAGDGERDVLTRVHQAYDMRHHTMSGAPQTRQLTREFAERFAILGPTGECVRRLREIAALGLSKLMIIGPSAGADAGEATAAMARFATDVLPALR